In Zerene cesonia ecotype Mississippi chromosome 17, Zerene_cesonia_1.1, whole genome shotgun sequence, a single genomic region encodes these proteins:
- the LOC119833430 gene encoding gamma-aminobutyric acid receptor subunit beta-like, which produces MIARRTPARYRVHARRCTTLMILALCFFTFVPVQLERTAAVDRLENVTHTVTRILDGYDIRLRPNFGGDPLYVGMDLTIASFDAISEVNMDYTITLYLNQYWKDERLAFGLMDEVLTLSGDFADKIWVPDTFFANDKNSFLHDVTERNKLVRLGGDGSITYGMRFTATLACMMDLHYYPLDSQNCTVEIESYGYTVSDVVMYWKDTPVRGVEDAELPQFTILGYETNDRKEKLATGIYQRLSLSFKLRRNIGYFVFQTYLPSILIVMLSWVSFWINHEATSARVALGITTVLTMTTISTGVRSSLPRISYVKAIDIYLVMCFVFVFAALLEYAAVNYTYWGARARKRAKLKNRDLSASTSVEKDLKSSGGSRSPEEIIALREYTPTSGRVSPLLSLRSKPLPPATGAPPSLRLQRDHTNLRYRTRPHSRNSRNGATNKPRVMHALRKSATVIKASMPKIRDVNVIDTYSRVIFPICFLIFNAIYWVFYVID; this is translated from the exons ATGATCGCGCGGCGCACGCCAGCGCGCTATCGTGTGCACGCGCGACGCTGCACGACCCTTATGATTTTAGCGCTGTGTTTCTTTACGTTTGTACCAGTTCA GTTAGAGCGTACAGCGGCCGTGGATCGGCTGGAGAACGTGACACACACCGTGACACGGATACTGGACGGATACGATATACGACTACGACCTAATTTCGGGG GCGATCCGCTGTATGTTGGCATGGATTTGACCATCGCGAGCTTTGATGCGATATCCGAAGTTAATATG GATTACACAATAACCCTTTATCTGAACCAGTACTGGAAGGATGAAAGGTTGGCCTTCGGTTTAATGGACGAGGTCTTAACCCTCTCTGGGGACTTCGCTGATAAGATTTGGGTTCCAGATACTTTCTTCGCCAATGATAAGAATAG TTTCCTCCACGATGTCACAGAACGAAATAAGCTAGTCCGCTTAGGAGGCGACGGGAGCATAACCTACGGGATGCGCTTCACGGCTACCCTGGCCTGCATGATGGACCTTCACTACTACCCACTAGACAGTCAGAACTGCACCGTCGAGATTGAAAGCT aTGGTTACACCGTATCTGACGTCGTGATGTACTGGAAAGATACCCCAGTGCGTGGAGTGGAGGACGCTGAGTTACCGCAGTTCACGATACTTGGTTATGAAACCAATGACAGAAAG GAGAAGTTGGCGACAGGCATCTATCAGCGTTTGTCACTAAGTTTCAAGCTGCGACGAAACATTGGTTACTTCGTGTTTCAAACTTATCTGCCAAGCATCTTAATTGTGATGCTGTCCTGGGTATCTTTCTGGATTAATCACGAGGCAACGTCTGCGAGAGTTGctttag GTATAACAACGGTGCTAACAATGACTACAATAAGCACGGGCGTAAGAAGCAGCCTGCCCCGCATTTCGTACGTGAAAGCCATCGACATATACCTCGTCATGTGTTTCGTATTTGTGTTCGCCGCATTGCTCGAGTATGCAGCCGTTAATTACACCTACTGGGGCGCTAGGGCAAGGAAACGGGCTAAGTTAAAAAACAGAGACCTATCAGCTAGTACTAGTGTGGAGAAGGATTTGAAAAGCTCTGGAG gGTCCCGGTCACCTGAAGAAATAATTGCCCTTCGCGAGTATACGCCAACCTCGGGTAGGGTTTCGCCACTCCTGAGCCTGCGATCAAAGCCTCTGCCGCCTGCCACTGGTGCTCCGCCATCATTGCGCCTACAGAGGGACCACACAAACCTTCGATATAGAACCCGACCGCACTCAAGGAATTCTAGAA ACGGCGCAACCAACAAACCTCGTGTGATGCACGCCCTTCGGAAAAGCGCCACAGTTATAAAAGCGTCGATGCCAAAAATCCGTGACGTAAACGTTATAGATACGTATTCACGTGTCATCTTCCCAATATGTTTTCTTATCTTTAACGCTATATATTGGGTCTTCTATGTAATCGATTAG